One part of the Spirochaeta lutea genome encodes these proteins:
- a CDS encoding carbohydrate ABC transporter permease — translation MADQHTQFQKTGVQAKKLRQTRETRAKTGLIGLEIITALLFLVTLFPIFLVLINSGKTAFSVTASPLTLPEDWLQIFRNMKTIWVDPNIQYGSSFYSSLLITVFSVGAIILISAQAAWVLVRSKTRIAAFLFMMFVAAMTIPFQIVMLPLVQWFRILGDFIGFRLLRTYPGMILSYMGFGMSLSIFLYHGFIKGIPYELEEAAIIDGASRVGTFYQIVFPLLKPITATVMILNGIWIWNDYLLPLLILGKGNRIQTIPLAVANFAGAYVKQWDLILTAILMAMIPVIIVFLIAQKQIIKGMVAGSIK, via the coding sequence ATGGCAGATCAACATACCCAGTTTCAAAAAACCGGAGTACAGGCCAAAAAACTCCGTCAAACCCGGGAAACCAGAGCAAAAACGGGACTCATCGGTCTTGAGATCATTACCGCCCTACTTTTTCTTGTTACCCTCTTTCCCATTTTTCTGGTCTTGATTAACTCTGGAAAAACCGCCTTTTCCGTAACGGCATCCCCCCTTACCCTGCCCGAGGATTGGCTCCAGATCTTTCGGAACATGAAAACCATTTGGGTGGATCCGAATATCCAGTACGGCTCTTCCTTCTATTCGTCCCTCTTGATAACGGTTTTTTCCGTTGGGGCGATTATCCTGATTTCAGCCCAAGCCGCTTGGGTCCTAGTACGCAGCAAAACCAGGATCGCTGCCTTCCTCTTTATGATGTTCGTTGCCGCAATGACGATCCCGTTCCAGATCGTTATGCTTCCCCTGGTGCAGTGGTTTCGAATTTTAGGTGATTTTATCGGATTCCGGCTGCTTCGAACCTATCCGGGAATGATTCTATCGTATATGGGCTTCGGAATGAGTTTATCCATCTTCCTGTACCACGGCTTTATTAAAGGGATTCCCTACGAGCTTGAGGAGGCCGCAATCATCGACGGAGCCTCCCGGGTCGGTACCTTTTACCAAATTGTGTTTCCCTTGTTAAAACCCATCACCGCCACGGTGATGATTCTCAACGGGATATGGATTTGGAACGACTACCTTCTGCCCCTTTTAATCCTCGGGAAGGGCAACAGAATTCAGACCATTCCCTTGGCGGTTGCAAACTTCGCAGGTGCCTATGTTAAGCAGTGGGACCTCATTCTTACGGCCATCCTCATGGCCATGATCCCGGTTATCATCGTCTTTTTAATCGCCCAGAAGCAGATTATTAAGGGCATGGTTGCCGGTTCTATAAAATAA
- a CDS encoding DUF4386 domain-containing protein produces the protein MNNSSSPKAGWTIDKGQRRAALQSGIYLLLMAVFAGIAYGAIHGQLVVAGNSDATAANIATAPWLWGTEIALWLVIAGLDVAVSLSLFGLFAGTDQALTRGMAVSRILYTLVLGAGISQLFFGFQGAGALDAIQRFETIWYWGLIVFGIHLCLLAFLSARSRFIPWVLTGLLFIAGPAYTVIHVLFVIGGGAKEFGLTLQGIFMIPMTLGELGLALWLIILVYIQRRRTIAHADGDAALSGSETPV, from the coding sequence ATGAACAATTCATCATCCCCGAAGGCTGGATGGACTATCGACAAAGGGCAACGAAGAGCAGCCCTGCAGAGCGGGATCTATCTTCTATTGATGGCGGTATTCGCCGGAATTGCCTACGGGGCCATCCATGGGCAGCTTGTGGTTGCCGGAAATTCCGATGCGACCGCTGCCAATATTGCTACTGCGCCGTGGCTCTGGGGTACAGAGATTGCTCTTTGGCTGGTGATTGCCGGTCTGGATGTTGCTGTCTCTCTCAGTTTGTTCGGGTTATTTGCGGGGACAGACCAAGCCCTGACTCGCGGAATGGCGGTCAGCCGCATCTTGTACACCCTGGTATTGGGGGCAGGCATCAGTCAATTGTTTTTTGGATTTCAGGGTGCAGGGGCTCTCGATGCAATCCAGCGCTTCGAGACTATTTGGTACTGGGGACTCATAGTCTTCGGCATTCATCTTTGTCTGCTCGCGTTCCTATCGGCTCGTAGCAGGTTTATACCCTGGGTACTCACCGGGTTACTCTTTATCGCTGGCCCTGCATACACCGTTATCCATGTGTTGTTTGTAATCGGGGGTGGAGCCAAGGAATTCGGACTGACATTGCAAGGAATATTCATGATCCCCATGACCTTGGGAGAACTGGGCCTAGCCCTGTGGCTCATAATCCTGGTTTATATCCAGCGGCGTCGGACTATCGCCCACGCTGATGGAGACGCCGCTTTATCCGGCTCAGAGACTCCGGTGTAA
- a CDS encoding Crp/Fnr family transcriptional regulator — protein sequence MGISLSQFIRSMAPQLAEDRLEELVAALPAREYPKKTILVRQGDVAADCYFVLSGCLRLFFVDEAGVEHTSDFITESQSLVIFESYKHQHPSPYAVECLEDCLLLEGDLTNEDEMNRRFPFLAEITRSAMEENLAAGQEDLATFRSSNPADRYIYLLQKRPGLAARVPQHQLASYLGVTPESLSRIKRRLHQRGR from the coding sequence ATGGGCATCTCATTATCACAATTCATCCGGTCTATGGCTCCCCAATTAGCTGAGGATAGGTTGGAAGAACTAGTTGCCGCACTCCCGGCCCGGGAGTACCCGAAAAAAACCATCCTGGTTCGGCAAGGTGATGTTGCTGCCGACTGCTATTTTGTTCTATCCGGGTGCCTCAGGTTGTTTTTTGTCGATGAGGCGGGGGTTGAACACACCAGCGATTTCATTACCGAATCCCAATCCCTAGTGATCTTTGAAAGCTACAAACATCAGCATCCCTCCCCCTACGCCGTGGAATGCCTTGAGGATTGTCTTCTCTTGGAAGGGGATCTCACCAACGAGGATGAGATGAACCGCCGATTTCCCTTCCTTGCTGAAATAACCCGGTCCGCCATGGAGGAGAATCTTGCAGCGGGTCAGGAGGATCTGGCTACCTTTAGATCATCAAATCCCGCGGACCGCTACATCTACCTTCTCCAAAAACGCCCTGGCTTAGCCGCCCGAGTACCCCAGCACCAGCTTGCCAGTTACCTCGGTGTTACACCGGAGTCTCTGAGCCGGATAAAGCGGCGTCTCCATCAGCGTGGGCGATAG
- a CDS encoding MFS transporter: MDDSVPMVHYGGMKAQPRSNGVPPRLSTQGLFILNQGIHWSIVGVIFPVLSLAILAKGMNYFQLGILMAVYSGATVVLELPTGGLADSLGRKTVYLSALCCMAAGALVFYAARSFTGIAVAFLFLGTGRALASGTMDAHFIDALYAENPEVDLQRVMAKVHAAVPVSLGLFSLLGGYLPDLSEGLGVPWLLRDAYSLNVLVMLSLMVIQMLLTLTLIHESRPRPGLQQLSEGFKAVPRIIVSALELGLKNKAILLLLIGGFLWGFSISGLEQFWQPRVQEIGSDEVHSRVFGFLAAGYFVAAAAGSLVSGLVGRLTKGNYTLMLVLIRAAMAAGLVLLARSRGLPGFSVFYIGTFFFNGMANSPESAVLNREVSSDRRSTVLSVASLIMQFGGLGGSVILGFLARTYSIPLVWTVSGAALFISALVYLGLPSARRKD, from the coding sequence ATGGACGACAGCGTTCCCATGGTGCACTATGGAGGCATGAAAGCGCAACCCCGCTCTAATGGCGTACCGCCCCGTCTATCCACCCAGGGACTGTTTATTCTGAATCAGGGGATTCACTGGTCCATTGTCGGTGTGATCTTCCCGGTACTTTCCCTGGCTATCCTTGCCAAGGGCATGAATTATTTCCAGCTCGGTATCCTCATGGCTGTTTACTCCGGGGCCACAGTGGTCCTTGAGCTTCCCACGGGCGGGTTGGCTGATAGTCTGGGTCGGAAAACGGTGTACCTATCCGCCCTCTGCTGTATGGCCGCCGGTGCCCTTGTTTTCTATGCTGCCCGATCCTTCACCGGAATAGCCGTTGCCTTTTTGTTCTTGGGTACAGGCCGGGCCCTCGCTTCGGGAACCATGGATGCCCACTTTATCGACGCCCTCTATGCTGAAAATCCGGAGGTCGATCTTCAACGCGTCATGGCGAAGGTGCATGCGGCTGTGCCGGTTTCCCTCGGGCTGTTCTCCCTTCTGGGCGGGTATCTGCCCGACCTCAGCGAGGGATTGGGTGTCCCCTGGCTTCTCAGAGATGCCTACAGCCTGAATGTTCTGGTCATGCTTTCTCTTATGGTGATTCAAATGCTTCTGACTCTGACGCTCATTCATGAATCCCGACCGCGTCCGGGGTTACAACAGCTATCCGAGGGATTCAAGGCGGTACCCCGTATTATTGTGTCCGCCTTGGAGCTAGGATTAAAAAATAAAGCGATCCTACTTTTATTAATAGGGGGATTTCTCTGGGGTTTTTCCATCTCCGGGCTGGAGCAGTTCTGGCAGCCCCGGGTTCAAGAGATAGGTTCAGATGAGGTTCACTCCCGGGTTTTTGGGTTTCTTGCCGCGGGTTACTTCGTGGCTGCCGCAGCCGGGAGTCTTGTCTCGGGGTTGGTAGGACGCCTTACCAAGGGGAACTATACCCTCATGCTGGTTCTTATTCGCGCTGCGATGGCGGCAGGTCTCGTACTGCTGGCCCGCAGCCGGGGATTACCGGGCTTTTCGGTTTTCTATATAGGTACGTTTTTCTTTAACGGAATGGCTAATTCCCCGGAATCTGCCGTGCTTAACCGCGAGGTATCCTCTGACCGCCGAAGTACCGTACTTTCCGTGGCTTCTTTGATCATGCAGTTCGGCGGTCTAGGCGGATCGGTTATCCTAGGGTTTCTTGCTAGAACCTACTCGATTCCCCTGGTTTGGACGGTTTCCGGGGCAGCCTTGTTTATTTCAGCCCTGGTGTATCTCGGTCTGCCATCGGCTCGGAGAAAGGACTAG
- a CDS encoding cation:proton antiporter domain-containing protein, translating to MGFEVLFFLIFAGGWVMGRLAERFRLPGVLGMTIWGIVLALIPSLLAGGSADMGAAAPSVGSGSGFWPSGFWETAPFLKSLALVVILLRAGLGISKSDLSRAGTAALLMAFIPCLFEGAVLTLLFHGLMGFPWMVAGLTAFMLAAVSPAVVVPSMLELQDRGLGRQNGVITTVLAGASVDDVVVITLFTLFLNLAVSPEQTRIGLTLVSIPLSLLGGIALGAVIGLVLAWWFRSHHASIRATEKALLLLASSVFLLQVGDWVHLAALLGVMTIGFVLLERAEPQARELAGKLGKVWVPAQIALFVIIGLSIDVQTAFEVGPVALLIILTGLLARSVGVVFATLPSSMNWKERLFCVIAYTPKATVQAALGGAALSAGLPQGKIILAVAVLAIVITAPLGLIGIRGSAKRLLASEL from the coding sequence ATGGGCTTTGAAGTATTATTTTTTTTAATCTTTGCAGGGGGCTGGGTCATGGGTCGTTTGGCCGAGAGATTCCGGTTGCCCGGGGTTTTGGGTATGACGATCTGGGGGATTGTCCTGGCCTTAATTCCCAGCCTGTTAGCCGGGGGGTCGGCTGACATGGGGGCGGCGGCACCCTCGGTCGGCTCCGGAAGCGGATTCTGGCCGTCGGGATTCTGGGAAACTGCTCCGTTTTTAAAATCCTTGGCTTTGGTGGTGATTCTCCTGCGTGCCGGCCTGGGAATCAGCAAGAGCGACCTTTCCCGGGCCGGAACAGCAGCCCTGCTGATGGCCTTTATTCCCTGCCTATTTGAGGGGGCCGTACTCACCCTTCTCTTTCACGGTCTCATGGGATTTCCCTGGATGGTAGCGGGGCTAACCGCCTTTATGTTGGCTGCGGTGAGCCCCGCTGTAGTAGTTCCATCCATGCTCGAGCTTCAGGACCGGGGATTGGGTAGACAAAATGGTGTGATTACTACGGTATTAGCCGGAGCCTCGGTGGATGATGTGGTGGTGATTACCCTGTTTACCCTGTTTTTGAACCTGGCTGTCAGCCCGGAACAGACCCGAATCGGATTAACCCTGGTTAGCATTCCCCTTTCCCTGCTGGGGGGGATCGCCCTTGGGGCGGTAATCGGATTGGTGCTTGCCTGGTGGTTCCGAAGTCACCATGCCTCCATTCGAGCTACGGAGAAGGCTCTGCTGCTCCTGGCTTCCTCGGTTTTCCTCCTGCAGGTAGGGGACTGGGTTCATCTCGCTGCCCTGCTGGGGGTGATGACCATCGGGTTTGTCCTTCTCGAACGGGCCGAACCCCAGGCTAGAGAACTAGCTGGGAAACTGGGTAAGGTCTGGGTGCCTGCCCAGATTGCATTGTTTGTGATAATCGGTTTATCCATAGATGTGCAGACAGCCTTCGAGGTTGGACCGGTAGCCCTGCTCATCATACTTACAGGCCTTCTTGCCCGGTCGGTCGGAGTAGTATTTGCAACCCTCCCCTCATCCATGAACTGGAAGGAGCGGCTATTCTGCGTCATCGCCTATACGCCCAAGGCCACCGTACAGGCGGCACTGGGCGGAGCTGCCTTATCCGCTGGACTACCCCAGGGCAAGATCATTCTGGCAGTGGCGGTGCTGGCGATTGTTATTACGGCACCCCTGGGGCTTATTGGCATCCGCGGATCAGCAAAACGGCTATTGGCTTCCGAGTTATGA
- a CDS encoding OmpA family protein — MVRRCTLTVSILVFVLGTSIALPGQTHRRITTRYDVRRTVNNRYQGLVYGEYRFSLISESPPDLRIHQYNLEKLAHDGRLEKRLVETVASAPVTVDDRGVIQIPEEEDVLLFQNIPAPPPEPVAVGESWQALGAVLVDPLDSGEMTRIPIIAEYRLRGEGTYGEQAVWVVDSLFALRYRGGDPYGDPKVVSAQGRHQSVIYYTKDWQPLFFRSTVEEQFGIQGGGTVENRGFFLTWYEYLAALPRQEITRELQARVDAEELKDVNITQVAEGIRVSLENLLFIADQSLLLPGEQSRLEAISRILGQYPDRNILITGHTADVGTQESQQELSEQRARVIADELIRRGIEARRIIYRGVGGLEPVADNQTEQGRQKNRRVEILLLEN, encoded by the coding sequence ATGGTACGCCGGTGTACTCTTACGGTATCCATCCTGGTTTTTGTGCTAGGAACCTCCATCGCTCTGCCGGGACAGACCCATCGAAGGATAACAACTCGGTATGATGTACGCAGGACGGTGAATAACCGGTACCAGGGGCTGGTGTACGGTGAATACCGGTTTTCCCTGATTTCTGAATCTCCCCCTGACCTTCGGATTCACCAGTATAATCTTGAGAAATTAGCCCATGACGGCCGTTTGGAGAAGCGGTTGGTTGAAACGGTTGCGTCTGCGCCGGTGACTGTGGATGATCGTGGGGTGATTCAAATACCCGAGGAAGAGGATGTCTTACTCTTTCAGAACATTCCCGCCCCGCCGCCGGAGCCTGTGGCAGTGGGGGAATCCTGGCAAGCCCTGGGCGCCGTTTTAGTGGATCCTCTGGATAGCGGGGAAATGACCCGTATTCCTATAATCGCCGAATACCGACTCAGGGGGGAAGGAACCTATGGAGAGCAGGCTGTTTGGGTTGTCGATAGCTTGTTCGCCCTGCGCTACCGGGGTGGAGATCCCTATGGGGATCCTAAGGTGGTTTCTGCCCAAGGCCGTCACCAATCGGTGATTTACTATACGAAAGATTGGCAGCCCCTCTTTTTCCGTTCCACCGTGGAAGAACAGTTCGGCATCCAGGGAGGCGGAACGGTTGAGAACCGGGGCTTTTTTCTAACCTGGTATGAGTATCTTGCGGCTCTGCCCCGGCAGGAAATAACCCGTGAACTCCAAGCCCGGGTGGATGCTGAAGAATTGAAGGACGTAAACATTACCCAGGTAGCCGAGGGTATCCGCGTTTCCCTGGAGAACCTACTCTTTATTGCGGATCAATCCCTTTTGCTGCCTGGTGAGCAGTCTCGGCTGGAGGCGATTTCCCGGATCCTTGGTCAGTATCCCGACCGAAACATCCTCATAACTGGTCACACCGCCGATGTTGGCACCCAGGAGAGCCAACAAGAGCTTTCGGAGCAGCGTGCCAGGGTAATTGCTGATGAACTCATCCGCCGCGGGATCGAAGCCAGGCGTATCATCTACCGAGGAGTAGGCGGTCTTGAACCCGTAGCTGATAATCAAACCGAGCAGGGGAGACAAAAAAATAGGCGGGTTGAGATCCTGCTACTAGAAAATTAA
- a CDS encoding rhomboid family intramembrane serine protease: protein MTGNTIPLYKRPFRFEFRNITLLLIGLNVAVFVIHQFLLRLNIFQDLMGYLAMNPILVTQRGFIWQPFTYMFAHANITHLLFNMLGLFFFGTQLERTLGTWEFLTFYLITGLLAGLLSLVIFLVTGAYGVFLLGASGAVFAVLLGFAVYYPDARIFVFGIFPIRSPVLVIGYTVIELFSQLSNPGSGVAHLTHLAGFAFAYLYLLLRLNRNAFRIWFGQR, encoded by the coding sequence ATGACTGGAAATACCATCCCCCTCTATAAGAGACCGTTTCGTTTTGAGTTTCGGAATATTACCCTGCTTTTAATAGGGTTGAATGTTGCTGTATTTGTAATTCACCAGTTTCTCCTGCGGCTGAATATCTTCCAAGACCTGATGGGCTACTTGGCCATGAACCCCATTCTGGTGACCCAGCGGGGATTTATTTGGCAACCCTTTACCTACATGTTTGCCCACGCGAATATCACCCACTTGCTCTTTAACATGCTTGGTCTGTTCTTTTTTGGCACCCAGCTGGAACGAACCCTGGGAACCTGGGAGTTTTTGACCTTCTACCTTATTACAGGGCTCTTAGCAGGGTTATTATCCCTGGTCATTTTTCTTGTAACCGGTGCCTACGGGGTGTTCCTCCTGGGTGCCAGTGGGGCTGTATTCGCCGTGCTTCTTGGCTTCGCGGTTTACTATCCTGATGCGCGGATTTTTGTATTTGGTATATTTCCCATTCGAAGTCCAGTGTTGGTGATCGGTTATACGGTCATTGAGCTCTTCAGCCAACTCAGTAATCCCGGCAGCGGGGTGGCCCATCTTACCCACCTTGCCGGGTTTGCCTTTGCCTATTTGTACTTGCTGCTTCGTCTCAATAGAAACGCCTTTCGAATATGGTTCGGACAACGGTAG
- a CDS encoding CHAP domain-containing protein, whose protein sequence is MIIKKYGPVILSLTSLLVLSLPGCATMERYSSFPDARIRRGERQPNQLLPRLTADDSGSEQANRQPGDTRVQQTRAAGSGISRMVEDGYGREFSVSTAGLSENRRRLVQAALSLLGRENLRFSDATFPLDCTGVVLAAYHEADLDLTAEFTKYTGNGVQRLYEMAYSNGTAFSSRLPAPGDVIIWDNTYDRNENTRWDDEYTHTGIVVDVNQDGQITYIHHNYAKGIVAARMNLQKAQTYLAETQESGSTLINSPMRMKSHRYLNPDMWLSSHLFRTYVSLAELPRD, encoded by the coding sequence ATGATTATAAAAAAATACGGGCCGGTCATTCTGAGCCTGACTTCGTTACTGGTACTAAGCCTCCCCGGTTGTGCAACCATGGAACGCTACTCCAGCTTTCCCGATGCACGCATTCGCCGGGGGGAGCGTCAACCGAATCAATTGCTTCCCCGCCTCACCGCCGACGACAGCGGTTCTGAACAGGCAAACCGGCAACCCGGCGACACACGGGTGCAGCAGACCAGGGCCGCCGGCTCCGGAATCTCCCGGATGGTCGAAGACGGGTACGGGCGTGAATTTTCGGTCTCCACAGCCGGTCTCTCCGAGAACAGACGTCGACTCGTCCAGGCAGCGCTCTCCCTCCTCGGCCGTGAAAACCTCCGTTTTTCCGATGCTACCTTCCCTCTGGACTGCACGGGGGTTGTTCTGGCTGCCTACCACGAGGCGGACCTCGATCTGACGGCGGAGTTTACCAAGTACACCGGGAACGGCGTCCAACGCCTCTATGAAATGGCGTACTCCAACGGGACGGCCTTTTCCTCCCGGCTGCCAGCGCCCGGAGATGTAATAATTTGGGACAATACCTACGATCGGAATGAAAACACCAGGTGGGATGATGAATACACCCACACCGGCATTGTCGTTGATGTTAACCAAGACGGTCAAATCACCTACATCCACCACAACTATGCCAAGGGAATTGTTGCCGCCCGGATGAACCTCCAGAAAGCCCAGACGTACCTGGCAGAAACACAGGAGTCCGGCAGTACCCTGATCAACTCGCCCATGAGGATGAAAAGCCACCGCTACCTGAACCCGGACATGTGGTTATCCAGCCACCTATTCCGGACCTACGTAAGTCTGGCCGAGCTACCTCGAGATTAG
- a CDS encoding polyprenyl synthetase family protein — protein sequence MSKPITSLDSLCKQPWIQAELSYVQSILDYLLDEEARQAPEVARVLRGFSAARGKLLRPLLVILGARTEGSGPEVYPPGYPSQKSGAPGTAELSRILRHDHGFLTRLKRSGWTVSAKEHQEILEWKNQPAFPGGLPRRIYLLAASLELLHLATLVHDDVIDGSTQRRGLPAVWKQIGASQAVLLGDLLLSLTFALVSHGAEPQTGQLLSSMVRVMCRSEFFQAEDRERFFTLLQNPSRRRYVRVITGKTALLFSLAFHVGAREMGAEGSRAQMLRRAGYYLGLAFQIQDDILDFKGDPKRFGKPLGQDLRDGQITLPVIEALKSSQKNERVRLIQGIRRFKSGDENAFSEILEEIETAGGFVAAHNEAHTYMVRAEAEIDRVFQDGPSSGHEGLRTTLVDLNTLLASRRY from the coding sequence ATGAGTAAACCTATTACCAGCCTGGATTCTCTGTGTAAACAGCCGTGGATCCAGGCTGAACTTTCATATGTACAGTCCATTCTTGACTACCTCCTGGATGAAGAGGCCCGACAGGCCCCCGAGGTCGCCCGGGTCCTTCGAGGGTTCTCAGCGGCCCGGGGTAAACTTCTGCGGCCCCTGCTGGTCATTCTCGGTGCGCGAACAGAGGGGTCAGGTCCGGAGGTGTATCCGCCGGGCTACCCCTCTCAGAAATCGGGTGCTCCGGGTACCGCGGAATTGTCCAGGATCCTCAGGCACGATCATGGGTTTCTGACCAGACTGAAACGCAGCGGATGGACGGTTTCTGCCAAGGAACACCAGGAAATTCTCGAGTGGAAAAATCAGCCGGCCTTCCCGGGCGGACTTCCCCGGCGGATCTATCTTCTCGCAGCATCCCTAGAGCTATTACATCTTGCCACCCTGGTCCACGATGATGTGATTGACGGATCAACCCAGCGCCGGGGATTGCCGGCGGTGTGGAAGCAGATTGGTGCAAGCCAGGCGGTTCTTCTGGGAGATCTGCTGTTAAGCCTTACCTTCGCCCTGGTGAGTCATGGTGCAGAGCCCCAGACCGGGCAGCTGCTCTCCAGTATGGTGCGGGTGATGTGTCGCAGCGAGTTTTTTCAGGCTGAAGACCGGGAGCGTTTTTTTACCTTGCTTCAGAATCCCAGCAGGAGGCGGTATGTGCGGGTTATAACCGGTAAAACTGCTCTGCTGTTCAGCCTGGCCTTCCATGTCGGCGCTAGGGAAATGGGTGCTGAGGGCTCACGGGCGCAGATGCTCCGCCGGGCGGGGTACTACCTGGGGCTTGCCTTCCAGATACAGGACGATATCCTTGACTTTAAGGGTGACCCCAAGCGCTTTGGCAAACCCCTTGGACAGGATCTCCGGGACGGACAAATAACCCTGCCGGTTATCGAGGCATTAAAATCATCCCAAAAGAACGAGCGAGTCCGGTTGATCCAGGGGATACGTAGGTTTAAATCCGGGGATGAAAACGCGTTCTCAGAAATCCTGGAAGAGATAGAAACAGCCGGGGGTTTTGTTGCAGCCCATAACGAGGCTCATACATACATGGTGCGGGCCGAGGCGGAGATCGACCGGGTTTTCCAGGACGGCCCGAGCAGCGGCCATGAGGGGCTACGCACTACCTTGGTAGACCTGAATACCCTGTTGGCATCCCGGCGCTACTGA